In Porphyromonas cangingivalis, a genomic segment contains:
- a CDS encoding putative transporter, which produces MSEALSALWTSRTMVQTLMLICLVSGIGLYLGKLKISRFSLGSACVFFVGIFAAHFGAKVNEEMLHFAQNFGLILFVYALGVQVGPGFVASFRQKGLALNMWGLSLILLSTFAVIALYFVSDMGIERLMGILSGAVTNTPALGAAQQAVTQSVSSLDLNSTLSDMALATAITYPFGVIGVIIVLELLKKFFPHKDVPVTGDEPHHFVGEYYVRNPEVAGKTVSQIHDLFSVDFIISRLWRKGRISQPSSDTILEMEDHLIIVSDEADAPRITSFFGGRATEKEQVDWESDENIQLVSRRLLVTKSEFNGVKLSSLRLRNRYGINVTRINRAEIDLVPTPTLRLQIGDRLTVVGRSEDVERLAKRIGDQLRPLDTPYLISIFLGIFLGCALGSIPIILPGISNGIKLGIAGGPIIVGILMGAYGPRLRLNTYITQSANLMVRSMGIVIYLACLGISSGANFFATLMSGDGVTWLGLGALLTVVPTLLVGIIALKYTQYTYGAVGGFLCGTMANPIALDYLNNQAKDDIPTVSYASVYPLAMFMRVIIAQLVVSVILS; this is translated from the coding sequence ATGTCAGAAGCTTTATCAGCTCTGTGGACATCTCGCACCATGGTTCAGACACTGATGTTGATATGTCTGGTCAGTGGTATTGGGCTTTATCTCGGTAAGTTGAAGATCTCTCGCTTTTCCTTGGGGTCGGCATGTGTCTTTTTTGTCGGGATATTTGCGGCTCATTTCGGAGCGAAGGTCAATGAAGAGATGCTTCACTTTGCACAAAATTTCGGACTTATCCTGTTTGTCTATGCTTTAGGCGTACAGGTTGGTCCGGGCTTTGTCGCTTCTTTCAGACAAAAAGGCTTAGCCCTCAATATGTGGGGGCTGAGCCTTATTCTTTTGTCTACTTTTGCCGTCATTGCACTTTATTTTGTCTCGGATATGGGGATTGAGCGACTCATGGGTATTCTGAGTGGAGCTGTGACCAATACGCCTGCCCTTGGTGCAGCACAGCAAGCAGTCACTCAGTCTGTAAGCAGCCTTGATCTCAATAGTACCTTATCCGACATGGCACTGGCGACGGCCATTACTTATCCTTTCGGTGTCATAGGGGTGATCATTGTGCTTGAATTGCTCAAGAAGTTTTTCCCACACAAAGATGTTCCGGTGACAGGTGATGAGCCCCACCATTTTGTCGGCGAGTATTATGTCCGCAATCCCGAGGTCGCAGGTAAGACTGTCTCTCAGATTCACGACCTTTTCAGCGTCGATTTCATCATCTCACGACTATGGCGCAAAGGACGTATCTCTCAACCTTCTTCCGACACTATCTTGGAGATGGAGGATCACCTCATCATCGTCTCCGACGAAGCCGATGCTCCTCGCATTACGAGTTTCTTTGGCGGTAGAGCCACCGAGAAGGAGCAAGTCGATTGGGAGTCTGACGAAAATATCCAGCTCGTCTCTCGTCGTCTGCTCGTCACCAAGTCTGAGTTCAATGGCGTCAAGCTCTCCAGTCTCAGACTCCGCAATCGCTATGGCATCAATGTCACACGTATAAATAGAGCTGAGATCGACCTTGTTCCGACCCCTACGCTCAGACTTCAGATCGGCGATAGACTCACCGTCGTCGGACGAAGTGAGGATGTTGAAAGACTTGCCAAACGCATCGGTGATCAGCTCAGACCGCTTGATACCCCGTATCTCATCAGTATCTTTTTGGGTATATTCTTGGGATGTGCCCTCGGAAGTATTCCTATCATACTTCCCGGGATAAGCAATGGGATCAAGCTTGGTATTGCCGGAGGACCCATCATTGTCGGTATCCTTATGGGGGCTTATGGTCCACGTTTGAGGCTCAATACGTACATCACTCAGAGTGCCAATCTTATGGTGCGCTCCATGGGTATCGTTATTTACCTTGCTTGTCTTGGGATCTCTTCGGGAGCCAATTTCTTTGCCACCCTTATGAGTGGAGACGGTGTCACTTGGCTCGGGCTTGGTGCTCTACTCACTGTTGTCCCTACACTTCTTGTGGGTATCATCGCATTGAAATACACTCAGTATACCTATGGCGCGGTCGGAGGATTTCTGTGTGGTACGATGGCAAATCCAATAGCTCTGGATTATCTCAACAACCAAGCCAAGGACGACATCCCTACAGTCAGCTATGCTTCAGTGTACCCTTTGGCGATGTTTATGCGAGTGATTATCGCCCAACTCGTTGTGAGTGTCATCCTTTCGTAG
- the ettA gene encoding energy-dependent translational throttle protein EttA → MSDDKKIIFSMVGVSKIYPPQKQVLKNIYLSFFYGAKIGIVGLNGAGKSTLLKIIAGIDKEYIGEVVYASPEYRVGYLEQDPQLTNGKTVKDTVMEGAGEAVALLKEFEEVNNAFADPDVLDDPDKMEKLIERQATLQDRIDAIDAWNIDTRVERAMDALRCPPGDELVDHLSGGERRRVALCRLLLSQPEILLLDEPTNHLDAESIDWLEQHLQRYPGTVICITHDRYFLDHVAGWILELDRGEGIPWKGNYSSWLEQKSKCLEQEDKQSGKRAKALARELEWIRMAPKARQAKGKARLNSYEKLLNEEQKEKEAKLEIFIPNGPRLGNKVIEAQGVSKSFGNRTLFTDLNFMLPPNGIVGVIGPNGAGKSTMFKMIMGMETPDAGTFEVGETVTIGYADQTHKDIDPEKSVYQVISGGQDTIRVGGKEINARAYLSRFNFTGSDQEKLCKVLSGGERNRLHLALTLRSGANVLLLDEPTNDIDINTLRALEEGLENFAGCAVVISHDRWFLDRICTHILAFEGDGKTFYYEGTYTEYEEDKVRRLGDAATAKTRYRKLGDML, encoded by the coding sequence ATGTCAGACGATAAGAAGATCATTTTCTCAATGGTGGGAGTCAGCAAGATATACCCGCCACAGAAGCAAGTACTCAAGAACATATACCTATCCTTTTTCTATGGCGCAAAGATCGGTATTGTGGGTCTTAACGGAGCCGGTAAGTCTACCTTGCTCAAGATCATTGCAGGTATAGACAAGGAATACATCGGAGAAGTGGTGTATGCTTCTCCCGAGTACCGTGTCGGTTATCTCGAGCAAGATCCTCAGCTTACCAACGGCAAGACGGTCAAGGATACTGTGATGGAGGGAGCCGGTGAGGCTGTGGCTCTGCTTAAAGAGTTTGAGGAAGTCAATAATGCCTTTGCAGACCCTGATGTCCTCGATGATCCGGACAAAATGGAAAAACTCATCGAACGTCAGGCTACCCTTCAGGATCGTATAGATGCCATCGATGCATGGAACATCGACACTCGTGTCGAGAGAGCCATGGATGCTCTTCGCTGTCCCCCCGGGGATGAACTTGTGGATCATCTTTCGGGTGGTGAGCGCAGACGTGTCGCGCTCTGTCGTTTGCTTCTCTCTCAGCCTGAGATCCTACTCCTTGACGAACCTACCAACCACTTGGATGCGGAGAGTATCGACTGGTTGGAGCAGCACCTCCAACGTTATCCCGGTACGGTCATCTGCATCACCCACGACCGATACTTCCTCGATCATGTTGCGGGATGGATCCTTGAGTTGGACAGAGGGGAAGGTATCCCTTGGAAGGGTAATTACTCCTCTTGGCTTGAGCAAAAATCCAAGTGTCTCGAGCAAGAAGATAAACAATCCGGTAAGCGTGCCAAGGCTCTTGCACGAGAGTTGGAGTGGATACGTATGGCTCCCAAGGCTCGTCAAGCAAAGGGTAAGGCTCGTCTCAACTCTTACGAAAAGCTCCTGAATGAAGAGCAAAAAGAGAAGGAGGCAAAACTCGAGATCTTTATCCCCAATGGTCCTCGCCTTGGTAATAAGGTGATCGAGGCACAAGGTGTCAGCAAGTCTTTTGGAAATCGGACACTTTTCACAGACCTCAATTTTATGCTTCCTCCCAACGGTATCGTCGGTGTCATCGGCCCTAACGGTGCCGGTAAGTCGACCATGTTCAAGATGATCATGGGGATGGAGACACCCGATGCCGGTACGTTTGAAGTCGGAGAGACCGTCACCATCGGTTATGCAGACCAAACCCACAAGGATATAGATCCCGAGAAGTCTGTCTATCAGGTTATATCAGGAGGGCAAGATACGATAAGGGTAGGTGGCAAGGAAATCAATGCACGGGCTTATCTCTCCAGATTCAACTTCACCGGTTCGGATCAAGAGAAGTTGTGCAAAGTGCTCTCGGGTGGTGAGCGCAACCGTCTGCATTTGGCACTTACACTACGTTCGGGAGCCAATGTCCTGCTTCTTGACGAACCTACCAATGATATCGATATCAATACCCTCCGAGCACTCGAAGAAGGTCTCGAAAACTTTGCTGGATGCGCAGTTGTGATCTCTCACGACCGCTGGTTCCTTGACCGTATCTGTACTCATATCCTTGCTTTTGAAGGGGATGGTAAGACATTCTATTACGAAGGTACTTATACCGAGTATGAGGAAGATAAGGTGCGCAGACTTGGTGATGCCGCCACTGCCAAGACCAGATACCGCAAGCTCGGTGATATGCTTTAA